From a single Pseudomonas sp. A34-9 genomic region:
- the mqo gene encoding malate dehydrogenase (quinone) — protein MFKKVNTALLGLALAMGMTSANADEAKKVDVLLIGGGIMSTTLGVWINELEPSWSMEMVERLDGVALESSNGWNNAGTGHSALAELNYTPEDDKGNVTIPKAVEINEAFQVSRQFWAWQVQQGVLKNPRSFINTTPHMSFVWGDDNIKFLKKRYEALQASPLFAGMQYSEDPAVIKKWVPLMMEGRDPNQKIAATWSPLGTDMNFGEITRQFATYLQTKPNFDLKLSSEVQDITKNEDGTWRVSYKNLKDGTKTETDAKFVFIGAGGGALHLLQKSGIPEAKEYAGFPVGGSFLVTDNPAIAEQHLAKAYGKASVGAPPMSVPHLDTRVLDGKRVILFGPFATFSTKFLKEGSYLDLLTSTTTHNIWPMTKVGIKEYPLVEYLAGQLMLSDEDRLNALKEYFPNAKAEDWRLWQAGQRVQIIKRDEAAGGVLKLGTEIVAAQDGSIAGLLGASPGASTAAPIMLSVLQKVFKDKVATPEWQTKLHQIVPSYGTQLNSDPAKVAAEWAYTAKILELPTPPVIGQAAAPAAPAAQKAEAPKENAARDMAL, from the coding sequence ATGTTTAAAAAAGTGAACACAGCCCTGCTGGGTCTGGCTTTGGCGATGGGGATGACATCCGCCAATGCTGACGAAGCAAAGAAAGTCGACGTTCTGCTGATCGGCGGCGGCATCATGAGCACCACCCTCGGTGTGTGGATCAATGAGCTGGAGCCAAGCTGGTCGATGGAAATGGTCGAGCGCCTCGACGGCGTCGCCCTGGAAAGCTCCAACGGCTGGAACAACGCCGGTACCGGTCACTCGGCGCTCGCTGAGCTGAACTACACCCCGGAAGACGACAAAGGCAACGTGACGATCCCGAAAGCCGTCGAGATCAACGAAGCGTTCCAGGTCTCCCGTCAGTTCTGGGCCTGGCAGGTTCAGCAAGGCGTTCTGAAGAACCCTCGCTCGTTCATCAACACCACGCCGCACATGAGCTTTGTGTGGGGCGATGACAACATCAAGTTCCTGAAAAAGCGCTACGAAGCCCTGCAAGCGAGCCCGCTGTTCGCCGGCATGCAGTACTCCGAAGACCCGGCTGTGATCAAGAAGTGGGTTCCGCTGATGATGGAAGGGCGTGACCCGAACCAGAAAATCGCGGCCACCTGGAGCCCGCTGGGTACCGACATGAACTTCGGCGAAATCACCCGCCAGTTCGCCACGTACCTGCAGACCAAGCCTAACTTCGATCTGAAACTGTCCAGCGAAGTGCAGGACATCACCAAGAACGAAGACGGCACCTGGCGCGTCAGCTACAAAAACCTGAAAGACGGCACCAAAACCGAAACCGACGCCAAGTTCGTGTTCATCGGCGCGGGCGGCGGTGCATTGCACCTGCTGCAGAAGTCCGGCATTCCTGAAGCCAAGGAATACGCTGGCTTCCCGGTTGGTGGTTCGTTCCTGGTGACCGATAACCCGGCCATCGCTGAACAGCACCTGGCCAAGGCCTACGGTAAAGCATCGGTTGGCGCACCACCGATGTCCGTTCCGCACCTGGACACCCGTGTTCTGGACGGCAAGCGCGTCATCCTGTTTGGCCCGTTCGCGACCTTCAGCACCAAGTTCCTCAAGGAAGGTTCGTACCTGGACCTGCTGACCAGCACCACCACCCACAACATCTGGCCTATGACCAAGGTCGGCATCAAGGAATACCCGCTGGTCGAGTACCTGGCTGGCCAACTGATGCTGTCGGATGAAGACCGTCTGAACGCGCTGAAGGAATACTTCCCGAACGCCAAAGCCGAAGACTGGCGCCTGTGGCAAGCCGGCCAACGCGTGCAAATCATCAAGCGTGATGAAGCCGCTGGCGGCGTGCTGAAACTGGGCACCGAAATCGTTGCTGCACAAGACGGCTCCATCGCCGGCCTGCTGGGCGCATCGCCAGGCGCGTCGACCGCTGCACCGATCATGCTGAGCGTGCTGCAGAAAGTCTTCAAAGACAAAGTGGCTACCCCTGAGTGGCAAACCAAGCTGCACCAGATCGTGCCAAGCTACGGCACTCAGCTGAACAGCGATCCGGCCAAAGTGGCTGCGGAGTGGGCTTACACCGCCAAGATCCTCGAACTGCCGACGCCTCCGGTGATTGGTCAGGCTGCTGCTCCGGCTGCACCTGCAGCTCAAAAAGCTGAAGCTCCGAAGGAAAACGCTGCACGTGACATGGCGCTGTAA
- a CDS encoding nuclear transport factor 2 family protein, which produces MTDLNLQPNVAASLGKWHEMIRTGNLSALPGLLDPQAVFRSPMAHTPYPGAPVVSMILNTVFEVFEDFTYHRELATADGLNVILEFSAKVGSKELKGIDMIRFDESGKIVEFEVMVRPLSGLQALGEEMGRRLGAYLAKAKS; this is translated from the coding sequence ATGACCGATCTGAACCTGCAACCCAACGTCGCCGCATCGCTGGGCAAATGGCACGAAATGATCCGCACCGGCAACCTCAGCGCCCTGCCCGGCCTGCTCGACCCGCAAGCCGTGTTTCGCTCGCCGATGGCGCACACGCCTTATCCGGGCGCGCCAGTGGTGTCGATGATCCTCAATACCGTGTTCGAGGTGTTTGAAGACTTCACCTATCACCGTGAACTGGCGACTGCCGATGGCTTGAATGTGATTCTGGAGTTCAGCGCCAAGGTGGGTTCGAAGGAGCTGAAAGGCATCGACATGATTCGCTTTGATGAGAGCGGGAAGATTGTCGAGTTTGAAGTGATGGTGCGGCCGCTGAGTGGGTTGCAGGCGTTGGGGGAAGAGATGGGGCGGCGACTCGGCGCTTATCTGGCAAAGGCCAAATCCTGA
- a CDS encoding DUF3320 domain-containing protein, giving the protein MTIKIEGVIASKIGFASHQNSVPVLRELTVHNDGEADYSDLELELVADPPFLEGKTWRLDRLNKDSTLHISERNLKLNAAYLADLTESLSATLVLRLRCSGEVLNSQSFPVELLARNEWGGVNSMPELLPAFAMPNDPAVDRILKSASDVLRRAGKADGINGYESKSRTRTWELTSAIWSAVCGLKLSYALPPASFETFGQKVRTPSLILEGGVATCLDTALLFAAALEQAGLNALLLLTKGHAFAGVWLQPQEFSQLITDEASAVRKRIDLKEALVFETTLATQFPVPGFSQAISTAERQVNDDDFIMAIDMHRARMQRIRPLATSIPASKSDVGQESGVEFVALEIPPQLPGFDVEIPTDSETPAGKLTLWQRKLLDLTTRNRLLHLPDSAKGVRLICPEPAELEDQLASGKRIRIVSIPDLEAGGRDAALYEQQNRESLRDEYARSALSRGEVLATLEKPKLEVALIDLYRKARSDLDEGGANTLFLALGFLKWKKSADDPKTYSAPLILLPVKLDRKSALSGVTMTLLEDEPRFNLTLLELLRHDFELVIPGLEGDLPTDDSGIDVTGIWNTVRRAIRDVPGFEVTTELVLGTFSFAKYLMWQDLAARSEQLLKSPMVKHLLERSVGGEGFATSGEFPQPHELDRKVRPADLFTPLPADSSQLAAVVASASGCDFVLDGPPGTGKSQTIANMIAHNLALGRRVLFVAEKMAALDVVYRRLEEKGLGEFCLELHSSKTSKVEVLKQLERAWDVRDALTADEWAVETAKLHKLRNRLNEVVETLHRRQLNGLTVHQAIGRVVRDGHAALPRIAWPEGTSHDAEDYARLRDLARRLDLNSQAARDLSADFSLIAPTEWSNGWQESIAAVSRELPGVIERLKIACNNLLRATDLPLAVTSGEDIERFCQFVALLVDTHGIDLSFAFTLNASAKIVAAKKAVQILTNYREIERSLSVRYASEACRTINLEQLKNDWETGKTKFWFLATLAKKKVGKNLAGQGGAVGLPNVEQDLARLLEMRDLLISLDSLSADINAVPGWSGVSSDQSAMAVAWELAERLRTLISSNAESPEDLIALRGATQKLVVEANELLGGGGFIAAALHQLKDALEVFNQTSKRFNELSNRPAEGKLTIESLLDASSAISRHELKLKAWCDWCRVREEAIAAGLQPLSDALAIKGLPEGGTVDAFETSYARWFARVMIDAEPLLRNFVPAEHTSDIEAFVRLDEDLSKLTVRYIRAKLCGLIPSKNEIGKQGGFGILKHELQKSRRHKPVRQLAVEMGDAMSKLAPCMLMSPLSIAQYLPTDLALFDLVIFDEASQIAPWDAIGSIARGKQVVIAGDPRQMPPTNFFNRAASATEDDTAEDMESILDECLGAGIPSHSLSWHYRSRHESLIAFSNHRYYDSNLITFPAAETRASAVEWRRVDGVYAKGKGRHNQAEAEAIVTETVKRLMDPAFVASGHTIGIITLNSDQQRLINDLLDRARQQFPQIEPFFQHDIAEPVVVKNLETVQGDERDLIMLGIGYGPTEPGAQVMSMNFGPLNKEGGWRRLNVAITRARREMMVFSSFDSSMIDLNRTNARAVRDLKHFIEFAQRGPRALAEAVQGSVGGYDSPFEEAVAQELRRKGWQVVPQIGVSRFRIDLGIVHPDRPGDYLVGVECDGATYHSAATARDRDKVRSAILQGLGWKLVRLWSTEWWIDKSGALDRLHATLEALLDESRATALVSKTVEQEYSIPHLSLVHSAALPNDVEQEEISAVSEGDASDELPPEVKIAKSFALQASPAIKDEYRVTDFTSVGDRINAEAFYSPEYDAVLAELIAHVLLQEAPILDSVLVQRVARAHGFQRSGRLIRERVLDLTEQNHHLKSDPVDGQFVWHSESDIAGWNKYRIPATLDDGRSVEEIAAEELLMVASLISAGDMPLEIAKTFGVKRLTGAARERIELAIKSMSDL; this is encoded by the coding sequence ATGACCATCAAGATCGAGGGAGTGATCGCCAGCAAGATTGGCTTCGCTTCTCACCAAAATTCTGTCCCGGTCCTCAGAGAGCTGACCGTACACAACGATGGTGAAGCTGATTACAGCGATCTTGAGCTGGAGCTTGTCGCGGATCCTCCTTTCCTTGAAGGCAAGACTTGGCGACTGGATCGATTAAACAAAGATTCGACGCTGCATATTTCAGAGCGCAATTTAAAGCTGAATGCCGCTTATCTCGCCGATTTGACGGAAAGCCTTAGTGCGACCCTTGTGCTACGCCTACGTTGCAGCGGTGAAGTTCTCAATAGTCAAAGCTTCCCGGTTGAGCTGTTGGCAAGAAATGAATGGGGGGGTGTTAACTCCATGCCAGAACTGCTGCCGGCGTTTGCGATGCCAAATGATCCTGCGGTAGATCGGATACTCAAATCTGCTTCTGATGTTCTGCGCCGAGCTGGCAAAGCGGATGGCATCAACGGTTACGAAAGTAAGTCCAGAACCAGAACCTGGGAGCTCACCTCCGCAATATGGTCAGCAGTCTGCGGGCTTAAATTGAGCTATGCGCTGCCGCCGGCAAGCTTTGAGACTTTCGGCCAGAAAGTCAGAACCCCCAGCCTCATATTGGAGGGCGGTGTTGCAACATGCCTGGACACAGCGTTGCTTTTTGCCGCAGCACTGGAGCAAGCCGGGCTGAACGCACTTCTGTTGCTGACCAAAGGTCATGCTTTTGCAGGTGTTTGGTTGCAGCCTCAGGAGTTTTCCCAACTGATTACAGATGAGGCCTCCGCGGTACGAAAGCGGATTGACCTGAAAGAGGCACTCGTATTTGAAACCACTCTGGCAACGCAATTCCCTGTGCCAGGTTTCAGTCAGGCGATTAGTACAGCTGAAAGACAGGTCAACGATGATGATTTCATCATGGCCATTGATATGCATCGAGCACGCATGCAGCGTATCCGTCCTTTGGCAACGTCAATTCCGGCGTCGAAGTCCGATGTGGGTCAAGAGTCCGGGGTAGAGTTCGTAGCGTTGGAAATACCACCACAATTACCGGGTTTTGACGTCGAAATTCCGACTGACTCAGAAACACCCGCCGGTAAGCTGACGCTGTGGCAACGTAAGCTTCTCGACCTGACTACTCGAAATCGACTATTACATTTGCCGGATAGTGCTAAAGGTGTGCGCTTGATCTGTCCTGAGCCCGCCGAGCTAGAAGACCAATTGGCCAGCGGCAAGCGCATCAGGATCGTTTCTATACCGGATCTGGAGGCTGGAGGTCGAGATGCGGCACTCTATGAGCAACAAAATCGAGAGTCGCTCAGAGATGAATACGCTCGCAGTGCATTGTCTCGTGGTGAGGTACTGGCCACCCTTGAAAAACCTAAACTCGAAGTAGCGCTGATTGACCTGTACCGCAAAGCTCGAAGTGATCTTGATGAAGGCGGAGCGAATACTCTCTTTCTTGCACTCGGGTTTTTAAAGTGGAAAAAGTCGGCAGACGACCCAAAAACCTATTCCGCTCCTTTAATTTTGCTACCCGTAAAACTTGATCGTAAAAGTGCGTTGTCCGGCGTGACGATGACTTTGCTTGAGGATGAGCCTCGCTTCAATTTGACCCTGCTCGAACTGTTACGACATGACTTTGAACTCGTTATTCCGGGGCTTGAGGGTGACCTTCCCACCGACGACAGTGGCATTGATGTCACTGGGATCTGGAATACGGTGCGCCGTGCTATCAGAGATGTGCCGGGCTTCGAGGTCACCACAGAGCTCGTGTTGGGAACGTTCTCCTTCGCGAAATATTTGATGTGGCAGGATCTGGCTGCTCGCTCTGAGCAGCTTTTGAAGAGCCCGATGGTCAAGCATTTGCTGGAGAGAAGTGTTGGCGGTGAAGGTTTTGCTACGTCGGGGGAGTTTCCGCAGCCTCACGAGTTGGATAGAAAAGTCAGACCGGCCGATCTGTTCACACCGTTACCGGCTGACTCCTCCCAATTGGCTGCAGTTGTTGCCTCCGCCAGTGGTTGTGATTTCGTTCTTGATGGACCTCCCGGCACCGGTAAGTCCCAAACCATCGCCAACATGATCGCCCACAACCTGGCCCTAGGTCGCAGGGTCTTGTTCGTCGCAGAAAAAATGGCCGCTTTGGATGTTGTTTATCGTCGGCTCGAAGAAAAAGGGCTAGGCGAATTCTGTCTTGAGCTGCACTCCAGCAAAACATCCAAGGTTGAAGTACTTAAACAACTGGAGCGGGCTTGGGATGTTCGCGATGCCTTGACTGCTGATGAGTGGGCTGTAGAAACGGCAAAACTGCACAAACTACGAAATCGATTGAACGAAGTCGTGGAAACCTTGCATCGTCGGCAACTTAATGGATTAACAGTCCATCAGGCGATAGGTCGTGTCGTACGGGATGGGCACGCCGCATTGCCACGTATTGCATGGCCAGAGGGAACTTCTCACGACGCGGAAGATTACGCGCGCCTGCGTGATCTTGCCCGGCGTCTCGACTTGAATAGTCAGGCTGCCCGCGATCTGTCAGCGGACTTCTCGCTCATCGCTCCCACCGAATGGTCTAATGGCTGGCAAGAGTCGATCGCTGCAGTATCAAGGGAGCTGCCGGGAGTCATTGAACGGCTGAAGATCGCCTGTAATAACTTGTTGAGAGCCACCGATCTTCCCCTAGCCGTTACAAGTGGAGAGGACATCGAGCGTTTTTGCCAGTTTGTTGCGCTCTTGGTAGATACGCACGGTATCGATCTCTCTTTTGCATTCACGTTGAATGCAAGTGCCAAGATAGTTGCAGCCAAGAAAGCTGTGCAGATCCTCACAAATTACCGTGAAATTGAACGCTCGCTGTCGGTGCGTTACGCCTCAGAAGCCTGCCGCACCATCAACCTCGAACAACTCAAAAACGACTGGGAAACTGGCAAGACCAAATTTTGGTTCCTCGCTACTTTGGCCAAGAAAAAGGTGGGTAAAAACCTAGCGGGTCAGGGCGGAGCGGTTGGACTACCGAACGTTGAGCAGGATCTTGCCAGACTGCTCGAAATGCGTGATCTGCTTATCTCCCTAGACAGCTTGTCTGCAGATATAAACGCTGTGCCTGGATGGAGCGGCGTTTCTAGTGATCAATCCGCGATGGCAGTAGCATGGGAGCTCGCTGAACGCCTTCGAACGTTGATCAGCTCTAACGCTGAGTCCCCTGAAGATCTTATTGCACTGCGCGGAGCCACTCAAAAGCTTGTGGTTGAAGCCAATGAGTTATTGGGCGGGGGTGGCTTTATCGCCGCAGCGCTTCACCAGTTAAAAGATGCATTGGAAGTGTTCAATCAAACGAGCAAACGCTTCAATGAACTGAGTAACCGCCCGGCAGAGGGCAAATTAACAATTGAGTCATTGCTTGATGCGTCCAGTGCTATTTCTCGTCATGAGTTGAAGTTAAAAGCCTGGTGCGATTGGTGTCGGGTGCGTGAAGAGGCAATAGCAGCCGGGCTTCAGCCGTTAAGTGATGCATTGGCAATTAAAGGGTTACCAGAGGGCGGGACTGTAGACGCGTTCGAAACATCTTATGCACGCTGGTTTGCAAGGGTGATGATCGACGCGGAACCGCTGCTGCGTAATTTCGTGCCAGCGGAGCACACTAGCGATATTGAGGCGTTTGTACGTCTGGATGAAGATCTTTCCAAGCTTACTGTTCGATACATTCGAGCGAAGCTTTGTGGATTGATCCCGTCGAAAAACGAGATCGGCAAGCAAGGTGGTTTCGGCATCCTGAAGCACGAGCTGCAAAAATCACGTCGGCACAAACCCGTGCGACAGCTTGCTGTTGAGATGGGCGATGCCATGTCGAAACTCGCTCCTTGCATGCTGATGAGCCCTCTTTCGATTGCGCAATATCTTCCAACGGACCTCGCACTTTTTGACTTGGTGATATTCGATGAGGCTTCGCAAATTGCTCCATGGGATGCCATAGGTTCAATCGCGAGGGGTAAGCAGGTGGTCATTGCGGGTGATCCCCGTCAGATGCCTCCAACCAACTTTTTCAATCGCGCCGCATCTGCCACCGAAGATGATACTGCTGAGGACATGGAGAGCATTTTGGATGAGTGTCTGGGCGCAGGCATCCCAAGTCATAGCTTAAGTTGGCACTATCGGAGTCGCCATGAAAGCTTGATCGCATTCTCGAACCATCGCTACTACGACAGTAATCTAATTACTTTCCCTGCAGCTGAAACGCGTGCCAGTGCTGTGGAGTGGCGACGTGTTGATGGCGTCTACGCGAAAGGCAAGGGCAGGCACAATCAGGCCGAAGCCGAGGCCATCGTTACCGAGACTGTGAAGCGATTGATGGATCCAGCGTTTGTAGCGAGCGGTCATACTATTGGGATCATCACACTCAATAGCGACCAGCAAAGACTGATTAACGATCTGTTGGATAGGGCGCGGCAACAGTTCCCCCAGATTGAGCCCTTTTTCCAGCATGACATTGCCGAACCTGTCGTCGTAAAAAACTTGGAGACAGTCCAGGGCGATGAGCGCGATTTGATCATGCTAGGTATCGGATATGGCCCAACCGAGCCTGGTGCGCAGGTTATGTCGATGAACTTCGGCCCATTGAACAAAGAAGGCGGATGGCGTCGTTTGAACGTGGCGATAACCCGTGCACGCAGGGAGATGATGGTTTTCTCATCTTTTGATTCTTCGATGATTGATTTGAATCGCACCAACGCCCGGGCTGTTCGCGATCTTAAGCACTTCATTGAATTTGCGCAGAGAGGGCCAAGGGCTCTTGCTGAGGCAGTGCAGGGTTCAGTGGGTGGTTATGACTCTCCTTTTGAGGAAGCTGTTGCTCAAGAGCTGAGACGAAAAGGCTGGCAAGTCGTACCACAAATTGGGGTATCTCGTTTCCGAATTGATCTAGGCATTGTCCATCCGGACAGACCTGGTGATTATCTGGTTGGTGTTGAATGTGACGGTGCGACCTATCACAGTGCGGCCACCGCGCGAGATCGCGACAAGGTTCGTAGCGCAATCCTGCAAGGGTTGGGCTGGAAGCTGGTTCGGCTCTGGTCTACAGAGTGGTGGATTGATAAGTCTGGTGCGCTGGATCGCTTGCATGCAACGCTCGAAGCTCTTTTGGATGAATCGCGTGCGACTGCTCTTGTTAGCAAAACAGTTGAGCAGGAATACTCAATACCTCATTTGTCATTGGTGCATAGTGCTGCATTGCCGAATGACGTAGAACAAGAGGAAATTTCTGCTGTATCAGAGGGCGATGCTTCTGACGAACTACCTCCCGAAGTCAAAATCGCAAAGTCGTTTGCACTGCAGGCCTCACCCGCAATCAAGGATGAATACCGCGTTACCGACTTCACAAGCGTGGGCGACAGAATCAATGCGGAGGCGTTTTACTCGCCTGAATATGATGCAGTTCTTGCTGAATTGATTGCACATGTTTTGTTGCAGGAAGCTCCTATCCTCGATTCAGTGTTGGTTCAGCGCGTAGCCCGGGCACATGGCTTTCAACGCTCTGGGCGTCTCATTCGAGAGCGAGTTCTTGATCTGACAGAGCAAAATCATCATCTGAAAAGTGATCCAGTTGATGGCCAATTTGTTTGGCATTCCGAAAGTGATATTGCTGGTTGGAACAAATATCGGATACCAGCGACATTGGATGATGGCAGGTCGGTGGAGGAGATCGCCGCTGAGGAACTATTAATGGTTGCGTCTTTGATTTCCGCCGGCGACATGCCTTTGGAAATTGCCAAAACTTTCGGCGTAAAGCGCTTGACTGGAGCTGCGCGTGAAAGGATAGAGCTGGCAATCAAGTCGATGTCAGACCTGTAA
- a CDS encoding amidohydrolase family protein — protein sequence MTQLQNILIKNPVAVMTGLRGPRARAGAVDIRVVNGRIAQIAANLEPQPGEQVSDARNCVVYPGWINTHHHLFQNLLKAVPEGLNQDLQGWLASVPYPRLNRFTPQLARIAARLGMVELLLSGVTTCADHHYLYHAHGSTETGDLLFDMADEFGLRFVLCRGGALESASAHPGFSKTALQPESLEQMVGDIERLKSLYNQDTPDAMRRVVVAPTTPTFSLPPTLLRELAHTARGLGLRLHTHLSETQNYVNFCREKYNCLPVEFVAEHEWLGPDVWFAHAVHLQPGEIRMLAQTGTGIAHCPVSNARLGSGVAPVPQMYEAGVAISLGVDGVASNESGSMVGEANTAWLIHRAEQGASATTAEDVIHWGTAGGAQVLGLGAVGTLEVGQAADLVIYSLDHPRFYGFHDSAVAPVVAGEPITVKYSLVGGRVVVDNGVIPGLDIERMRAEAWEGVQEMMKVDD from the coding sequence ATGACTCAACTTCAGAACATCCTGATCAAGAACCCGGTCGCGGTGATGACCGGCCTGCGCGGCCCCCGCGCGCGGGCCGGCGCCGTGGACATCCGCGTGGTCAACGGTCGCATCGCCCAAATAGCCGCCAACCTTGAGCCACAACCCGGCGAACAAGTGAGCGACGCGCGCAACTGCGTGGTCTATCCGGGCTGGATCAACACTCACCATCACCTGTTCCAGAACCTGCTCAAAGCCGTGCCCGAAGGCCTCAATCAGGATCTGCAAGGCTGGCTGGCCAGCGTGCCCTACCCGCGCCTCAACCGCTTCACCCCGCAATTGGCGCGGATCGCCGCACGGCTGGGCATGGTCGAATTGCTGCTGTCCGGCGTCACCACCTGCGCCGATCACCATTACCTCTACCACGCCCACGGCAGCACCGAGACCGGCGACCTGTTGTTCGACATGGCCGATGAATTTGGCCTGCGCTTTGTACTGTGCCGAGGCGGCGCGCTGGAATCGGCCAGCGCACACCCGGGCTTCTCGAAAACCGCACTGCAACCGGAAAGCCTCGAGCAAATGGTCGGCGATATCGAGCGACTGAAATCGCTGTATAACCAGGACACCCCGGACGCGATGCGTCGCGTCGTTGTCGCCCCAACCACGCCAACCTTCTCGCTGCCGCCGACACTGTTGCGCGAACTCGCTCACACCGCGCGCGGCCTCGGTTTGCGATTGCACACGCACCTGTCGGAAACGCAGAACTACGTGAATTTCTGCCGCGAAAAATACAACTGCCTGCCGGTGGAATTCGTCGCCGAACACGAATGGCTCGGCCCCGACGTCTGGTTCGCCCACGCCGTACACCTGCAACCGGGCGAAATCCGCATGCTCGCGCAAACCGGCACCGGCATCGCCCACTGCCCGGTGAGCAACGCCCGACTGGGCAGCGGCGTCGCGCCGGTGCCGCAAATGTACGAGGCCGGCGTGGCGATTTCCCTGGGCGTGGATGGCGTGGCCTCCAACGAGTCCGGAAGCATGGTCGGCGAAGCCAACACCGCGTGGCTGATCCACCGCGCCGAACAAGGCGCCTCGGCGACCACCGCTGAAGATGTCATTCACTGGGGCACGGCGGGCGGCGCGCAAGTATTGGGGCTCGGTGCGGTCGGCACACTGGAAGTCGGTCAGGCTGCGGATCTGGTGATCTACAGCCTCGATCATCCACGCTTCTATGGCTTCCACGACAGCGCCGTCGCCCCGGTGGTGGCGGGAGAACCGATTACGGTGAAATACAGTCTGGTCGGCGGCCGCGTGGTCGTGGATAACGGGGTGATTCCGGGCCTGGACATCGAACGCATGCGCGCCGAAGCGTGGGAAGGTGTGCAGGAAATGATGAAGGTCGACGACTGA
- a CDS encoding nucleobase:cation symporter-2 family protein: MSSATSPSNSASTVHPVDRILPVRQMLTLGLQHMAVSYIGAIAVPLIVASALKMSHADTVVLISTTLFCSGIATLLQTVGFWKFGVRLPILQGVAFSSVGPVIAIGSNPEVGFAGVCGAVIGAGIFTMLMAPFVGRLRRFFPPVVTGCIVTVIGLQLFPIAYEWVGGGRNASNFGAPAFLGVAVVVLLTILLVNRYGSPLLRNMAVLIGMLIGAGLAYGLGMGSFHSVEEAPWLTVPYPFYFGLPTFSLIPIATMVVVMIVQMVESMGLFVAIGDIVEKPVEDKQVINGLRANGLASTIAGMFAAFPFIAFMENVGLVILTGVRSRWVVAVSGLLMCSIALVPKAGAIIASMPTAALGGAGIAMFGVVAAAGIQTLAKVDYERNRYNVLIVGFTIAAALVPVLAPTLFKQLPEWSQPFLHSSVVIACLVSVLLNAALNGVSVPETTASKSASHIL; the protein is encoded by the coding sequence ATGTCGTCAGCCACATCCCCATCGAACAGCGCATCCACCGTGCATCCCGTCGACCGCATTCTGCCGGTACGACAGATGCTCACCCTCGGCCTGCAACACATGGCCGTCTCGTACATCGGCGCCATCGCCGTGCCGTTGATTGTTGCCAGTGCCCTGAAAATGTCCCACGCCGACACGGTGGTGCTGATCAGCACCACGCTGTTCTGTTCCGGCATTGCCACCCTGTTGCAAACCGTCGGTTTCTGGAAATTCGGCGTGCGCCTGCCGATTCTGCAGGGCGTGGCGTTCAGCAGCGTCGGCCCGGTGATCGCCATCGGCAGCAACCCCGAGGTGGGATTTGCCGGGGTCTGCGGGGCGGTGATCGGCGCCGGGATTTTCACAATGTTGATGGCGCCATTTGTGGGTCGATTGCGGCGCTTCTTCCCGCCCGTGGTCACCGGTTGCATCGTCACGGTGATCGGTCTGCAGCTGTTCCCGATTGCTTATGAATGGGTCGGTGGCGGGCGCAACGCGAGCAACTTCGGCGCGCCGGCGTTCCTCGGTGTGGCGGTGGTGGTGTTACTCACAATCCTGCTGGTCAACCGTTATGGCAGCCCACTGCTGCGCAACATGGCAGTGTTGATCGGCATGCTGATCGGTGCCGGTCTGGCCTACGGTCTGGGCATGGGCAGTTTTCACAGCGTCGAAGAAGCGCCATGGCTGACCGTGCCCTACCCGTTCTATTTCGGCTTGCCGACCTTCAGCCTGATCCCTATCGCGACCATGGTGGTGGTGATGATCGTGCAGATGGTCGAGTCGATGGGGCTGTTCGTGGCCATCGGCGACATCGTCGAAAAACCGGTGGAAGATAAACAGGTCATCAACGGCCTGCGCGCCAATGGCCTGGCCAGCACCATCGCCGGCATGTTCGCCGCATTTCCCTTTATCGCCTTTATGGAAAACGTCGGCCTGGTGATCCTCACCGGCGTACGCAGCCGTTGGGTGGTCGCGGTCAGCGGCTTGCTGATGTGCTCGATTGCGTTGGTGCCGAAGGCCGGCGCGATCATCGCCTCGATGCCGACTGCCGCCCTCGGTGGCGCCGGCATCGCCATGTTCGGTGTGGTCGCGGCGGCGGGCATTCAGACCCTCGCCAAAGTCGACTATGAGCGCAATCGCTACAACGTGCTGATCGTCGGTTTCACCATCGCCGCCGCGCTGGTACCGGTGCTCGCACCCACCTTGTTCAAACAACTCCCCGAGTGGTCGCAGCCGTTCCTGCACAGCAGCGTGGTTATCGCTTGCCTGGTGTCGGTGCTGCTCAACGCCGCGCTGAATGGCGTCAGCGTGCCGGAAACCACCGCCAGCAAATCCGCCTCGCACATCCTTTAG